The Haloplanus sp. CK5-1 genome contains a region encoding:
- a CDS encoding DUF7541 family protein → MDEQPGLSDQYRRASPWPLFVALGIPIAELGILFDVFAVAVAGLLLFCGSVTGMLRESGYAKTPWRPLGAFALLLFAVGGVLAFTDLNLVTRGYAIITAGGFLAAAGIGGELFVPKGEPI, encoded by the coding sequence ATGGACGAGCAACCGGGGTTGAGCGATCAGTATCGGCGGGCAAGTCCGTGGCCGCTGTTCGTCGCGCTGGGGATTCCCATCGCCGAACTCGGAATCCTGTTCGACGTGTTCGCCGTCGCCGTCGCCGGACTGCTCCTGTTCTGTGGGAGCGTGACCGGGATGCTCCGCGAGTCGGGGTACGCAAAGACGCCGTGGCGGCCCCTCGGCGCGTTCGCGCTCCTGTTGTTCGCCGTCGGCGGGGTCCTCGCGTTCACCGACCTGAACCTCGTGACCCGAGGGTACGCCATCATCACGGCCGGGGGGTTCCTGGCCGCCGCCGGCATCGGGGGCGAACTGTTCGTCCCCAAAGGAGAGCCGATCTGA
- a CDS encoding DUF6684 family protein has protein sequence MATKVFDREMFLDLIVNFIPLFLLFFFIVGYTVYNPFGVDTTFRTLQYALIVMPFVLLALLTYLSAKAIGSSESESPAYLPGGSTVDGAEPIEDHEE, from the coding sequence ATGGCGACGAAAGTGTTCGACCGGGAGATGTTCCTCGATCTGATAGTGAATTTCATCCCGCTGTTCCTCCTCTTTTTCTTCATCGTCGGGTACACCGTGTACAACCCGTTCGGCGTCGATACGACCTTCAGGACCCTCCAGTACGCCCTGATCGTGATGCCGTTCGTCCTACTGGCTCTGCTCACCTACCTGTCGGCGAAAGCTATCGGGTCGAGCGAAAGCGAGTCGCCGGCGTATCTCCCCGGTGGATCGACCGTCGACGGTGCCGAACCGATCGAAGACCACGAGGAGTAA